A part of Haliotis asinina isolate JCU_RB_2024 chromosome 10, JCU_Hal_asi_v2, whole genome shotgun sequence genomic DNA contains:
- the LOC137298823 gene encoding zinc finger protein 208-like isoform X1, producing the protein MSKMSRRKQSKPQHISNGSDEDDSPSTAQTVKDENTNSGKPDSKSATDPVVKFVRVTRKQAQLLKANEEKDTVTDLEEHKVKATKETNNNDKPLSETEAEDSEPEDTTTDPPEQDQSEPTPKTANHQPMTTDHPRLRDRTCEYCGAVKPTPAALARHLRKHTGERPFVCQGCNKAYKAKRSLQLHQLTYHPELVNKPPSSSQQAGAGVSLCTSSLLREALESRIKQDLTNYSGPHLDETTGEFVEDADGQEVNHVPEPPLEKEREKDREKEPVSMIGALLSKTVNMPTVHKIAYAAEGLKYEEEESAEKLSNRTCNICGKVCSKPCDLKRHILMHTGERPYKCEVCGKCFKAKASMLYHQRAAHNMAVELSQGLEERYLRLKNRALMKSLQVQDQILERERALLAAAGNGGQDVEDLEDMEEIDSELAEVNSSSSCNTDKWIKYNDDFTQNINRQISNTSEGSVIDEDSLLNDSAENGHEGTIVDDGEFTCSKLRIRNETVIVTRLDGVDSATGKEVTMFKCYICGRMFSSLSRVQCHLSMHFELEITTYQCKYCDATFKHKSLMVQHVLKHKIKGEHVDGTDNALSDEEDYHVKEEPMDTTHETSGISPSSESDNTKVRSDGSETSPDLNQMKPNRFNGVHECKFCRKTFSRQFLLQRHERIHTGQKAFYCKECGKGFSESVNLSQHMSLFHADSAMGKQGTRGFNRAKNRSLLRIAYWNKIPSRNPDQDGELDDTEPATPPKHSEDDQNQKDMEQAKEMLEKDGIKEEVTVVMPSAPPTNPSDPPPTNQTTESPSETKAEEKDQEENSEIMTAPKRSLISFCKDGPPVKSRRKSAAPTKLGNSSPGSTPASTAKSSSPELDVNVKQEMLDESESEASAPQPPPPLSASSGDELPAVAYSTASMIASMNPLLLANHAAGPCLLGAGLLPRLPSASNLGVSAVMNLPISVQVPSEPPTTKSPSPTQSCSSNSQASPADPDMLVGCPRVQWNASSGADSPPLSYGRDSSDRKPLPDWHPLSKLALNQIVTHDGRKVTSLSRTHSRKFSARLHVVNQPVDREQVCKPTILADGRTVYRCVFCSKDFLSFSDINRHMDFHEDIRPYKCQYCDYYARTNSQLKVHMMRHQGIREFCCKLCNYKGVTQSDLNRHMKSQIHMLKSRNECQRCGEGFVTPKNLEKHLEGNCHSKVHKSESLDSGEYND; encoded by the exons ATGGCTCCGATGAAGATGATTCTCCAAGTACTGCACAGACCGTAAAGGATGAGAACACCAACAGTGGTAAACCAGATTCCAAGTCTGCCACTGACCCAGTCGTCAAGTTTGTCCGAGTAACCCGGAAACAGGCCCAGCTCCTTAAAGCTAATGAGGAGAAGGATACTGTGACCGACCTGGAGGAACACAAGGTGAAGGCCACAAAGGAAACTAACAACAATGACAAGCCTTTAAGTGAGACTGAAGCTGAAGATAGTGAACCAGAGGATACCACCACGGATCCCCCTGAACAAGACCAGTCAGAACCGACTCCCAAGACGGCCAACCATCAGCCAATGACAACAGACCATCCAAGACTACGGGACCGAACCTGTGAATACTGTGGTGCCGTGAAACCAACTCCCGCTGCTCTTGCCAGACATCTTCGGAAACACACGGGAGAAAGACCGTTTGTGTGCCAG GGGTGCAACAAAGCCTACAAGGCCAAACGAAGCCTCCAGCTACACCAGTTGACATACCACCCGGAGCTGGTCAACAAGCCCCCGTCTTCGTCACAACAAGCCGGTGCTGGGGTGTCCCTTTGCACCTCATCACTGTTACGGGAAGCCCTAGAGAGCCGCATCAAACAAGACCTCACTAACTACTCAGGACCGCACCTTGATGAGACAACTGGGGAGTTCGTAGAGGACGCTGATGGACAGGAAGTGAACCACGTCCCAGAGCCGCCCCTGGAGAAAGAGCGTGAGAAAGACCGAGAGAAAGAACCTGTCTCAATGATTGGAGCATTGCTTTCCAAGACAGTCAACATGCCCACAGTGCACAAGATAGCGTATGCAGCAGAAGGGCTTAAGTATGAAGAAGAAGAGAGCGCTGAGAAGCTGAGCAACCGAACCTGTAACATCTGCGGGAAAGTGTGCTCCAAGCCATGTGACCTCAAACGGCACATCCTCATGCACACTGGGGAGCGCCCATACAAGTGCGAG GTTTGTGGGAAGTGCTTCAAGGCCAAGGCCAGTATGCTCTACCATCAACGTGCAGCACACAACATGGCTGTTGAGCTGAGCCAGGGCCTGGAGGAGCGCTATCTGCGACTGAAGAATCGGGCTCTCATGAAGTCTCTGCAGGTCCAGGACCAGATCCTGGAGCGGGAAAGAGCACTGCTGGCAGCTGCTGGGAATGGAGGCCAGGATGTTGAGGACCTCGAGGATATGGAGGAAATAGATTCTGAATTGGCAGAAGTGAACTCTAGTTCATCCTGTAATACTGACAAGTGGATCAAATACAACGATGATTTCACCCAGAATATTAACAGACAGATTTCTAATACAAGTGAAGGGTCCGTAATTGATGAGGACAGTTTGTTAAATGACTCTGCAGAAAACGGCCATGAAGGGACCATTGTTGATGATGGTGAGTTTACGTGTAGCAAGTTACGTATACGCAATGAAACTGTGATTGTAACCAGGCTAGATGGTGTTGACTCTGCAACTGGGAAGGAggttacaatgtttaaatgctATATATGTGGGCGAATGTTTAGCTCACTGAGTCGTGTACAGTGCCACCTGTCGATGCACTTTGAGCTTGAGATCACTACATACCAGTGCAAGTATTGTGATGCTACCTTCAAACACAAGTCACTCATGGTGCAGCATGTTCTCAAGCACAAGATAAAGGGTGAGCATGTTGACGGTACTGACAATGCTTTGTCTGATGAGGAAGACTATCATGTGAAGGAAGAACCAATGGACACTACACATGAAACTTCAGGCATAAGCCCATCATCCGAGTCCGACAATACCAAAGTTAGAAGTGATGGATCCGAAACATCCCCTGATTTGAACCAAATGAAGCCGAACAGGTTTAATGGTGTACATGAATGTAAATTTTGTCGTAAAACATTTTCTCGTCAGTTTCTGCTACAGCGACATGAGCGCATCCACACCGGGCAGAAGGCATTCTACTGCAAGGAGTGCGGGAAGGGATTCAGCGAGTCAGTGAATCTGTCACAGCACATGAGTCTCTTCCATGCTGATTCAGccatgggtaaacaagggaccAGAGGTTTTAATAGGGCCAAAAATCGATCTTTGCTCAGAATTGCATACTGGAACAAGATACCCAGTAGGAACCCAGATCAGGACGGAGAGCTGGATGATACAGAACCAGCCACTCCACCAAAGCATTCTGAAGATGATCAGAACCAAAAGGACATGGAACAAGCCAAAGAAATGCTGGAGAAGGATGGAATCAAAGAAGAGGTAACTGTGGTCATGCCATCTGCTCCACCAACAAACCCCAGCGATCCACCTCCTACGAACCAAACCACTGAGTCTCCATCAGAGACCAAAGCTGAAGAGAAAGACCAGGAGGAAAATTCTGAGATAATGACTGCACCAAAGCGGTCACTTATTTCATTTTGCAAAGATGGTCCACCTGTGAAATCCAGAAGAAAGTCTGCTGCTCCAACAAAACTTGGGAACTCTAGTCCAGGTTCCACCCCTGCTTCCACTGCAAAAAGTTCTTCTCCAGAGCTGGACGTAAACGTCAAACAGGAGATGTTGGATGAGAGCGAAAGTGAAGCGTCAGCTCCTCAGCCACCCCCTCCTCTCTCGGCATCAAGTGGGGACGAGCTGCCAGCTGTTGCCTACTCCACAGCCAGCATGATTGCTTCCATGAACCCACTGCTTCTTGCAAACCATGCTGCTGGGCCATGTCTACTTGGGGCAGGGCTTCTCCCGCGACTACCGTCTGCATCTAATCTTGGTGTTAGCGCTGTGATGAACCTGCCCATCTCTGTTCAGGTCCCTAGTGAGCCCCCGACCACCAAGAGCCCCTCACCCACTCAATCCTGCTCCTCCAACTCACAGGCTTCACCAGCTGATCCGGACATGCTGGTTGGATGCCCCAGGGTACAATGGAATGCTTCATCGGGTGCAGACTCGCCACCACTGTCATATGGCAGAGATTCTTCTGATCGGAAACCTCTCCCTGACTGGCATCCCCTGTCTAAACTGGCTCTGAACCAGATTGTCACCCATGATGGTCGTAAGGTCACCTCTCTGTCGCGCACACATTCCAG AAAATTTTCTGCCAGGTTGCATGTAGTCAACCAACCAGTTGATAGGGAACAGGTTTGCAAACCCACAATCCTGGCTGATGGGCGCACCGTCTACAGATGTGTCTTTTGCTCCAAGGACTTTCTGTCATTCTCCGATATCAACCGCCACATGGACTTCCACGAGG ATATCCGGCCATACAAGTGTCAGTACTGTGACTACTATGCTCGAACAAACAGTCAGCTGAAAGTCCACATGATGCGGCACCAGG GCATTCGTGAGTTCTGCTGCAAGCTGTGTAACTATAAGGGTGTGACCCAGTCGGATCTGAACCGGCACATGAAATCTCAGATACATATGCTCAAGTCCCGCAACGAGTGCCAGCGCTGCGGTGAAGGCTTCGTCACACCCAAGAACCTGGAGAAGCATCTTGAGGGCAACTGCCACAGCAAGGTCCACAAGTCGGAGAGCTTGGACAGTGGGGAATATAACGACTGA
- the LOC137298823 gene encoding zinc finger protein 208-like isoform X2, with translation MSKMSRRKQSKPQHISNGSDEDDSPSTAQTVKDENTNSGKPDSKSATDPVVKFVRVTRKQAQLLKANEEKDTVTDLEEHKVKATKETNNNDKPLSETEAEDSEPEDTTTDPPEQDQSEPTPKTANHQPMTTDHPRLRDRTCEYCGAVKPTPAALARHLRKHTGERPFVCQGCNKAYKAKRSLQLHQLTYHPELVNKPPSSSQQAGAGVSLCTSSLLREALESRIKQDLTNYSGPHLDETTGEFVEDADGQEVNHVPEPPLEKEREKDREKEPVSMIGALLSKTVNMPTVHKIAYAAEGLKYEEEESAEKLSNRTCNICGKVCSKPCDLKRHILMHTGERPYKCEVCGKCFKAKASMLYHQRAAHNMAVELSQGLEERYLRLKNRALMKSLQVQDQILERERALLAAAGNGGQDVEDLEDMEEIDSELAEVNSSSSCNTDKWIKYNDDFTQNINRQISNTSEGSVIDEDSLLNDSAENGHEGTIVDDGEFTCSKLRIRNETVIVTRLDGVDSATGKEVTMFKCYICGRMFSSLSRVQCHLSMHFELEITTYQCKYCDATFKHKSLMVQHVLKHKIKGEHVDGTDNALSDEEDYHVKEEPMDTTHETSGISPSSESDNTKVRSDGSETSPDLNQMKPNRFNGVHECKFCRKTFSRQFLLQRHERIHTGQKAFYCKECGKGFSESVNLSQHMSLFHADSAMGKQGTRGFNRAKNRSLLRIAYWNKIPSRNPDQDGELDDTEPATPPKHSEDDQNQKDMEQAKEMLEKDGIKEEVTVVMPSAPPTNPSDPPPTNQTTESPSETKAEEKDQEENSEIMTAPKRSLISFCKDGPPVKSRRKSAAPTKLGNSSPGSTPASTAKSSSPELDVNVKQEMLDESESEASAPQPPPPLSASSGDELPAVAYSTASMIASMNPLLLANHAAGPCLLGAGLLPRLPSASNLGVSAVMNLPISVQVPSEPPTTKSPSPTQSCSSNSQASPADPDMLVGCPRVQWNASSGADSPPLSYGRDSSDRKPLPDWHPLSKLALNQIVTHDGRKVTSLSRTHSRLHVVNQPVDREQVCKPTILADGRTVYRCVFCSKDFLSFSDINRHMDFHEDIRPYKCQYCDYYARTNSQLKVHMMRHQGIREFCCKLCNYKGVTQSDLNRHMKSQIHMLKSRNECQRCGEGFVTPKNLEKHLEGNCHSKVHKSESLDSGEYND, from the exons ATGGCTCCGATGAAGATGATTCTCCAAGTACTGCACAGACCGTAAAGGATGAGAACACCAACAGTGGTAAACCAGATTCCAAGTCTGCCACTGACCCAGTCGTCAAGTTTGTCCGAGTAACCCGGAAACAGGCCCAGCTCCTTAAAGCTAATGAGGAGAAGGATACTGTGACCGACCTGGAGGAACACAAGGTGAAGGCCACAAAGGAAACTAACAACAATGACAAGCCTTTAAGTGAGACTGAAGCTGAAGATAGTGAACCAGAGGATACCACCACGGATCCCCCTGAACAAGACCAGTCAGAACCGACTCCCAAGACGGCCAACCATCAGCCAATGACAACAGACCATCCAAGACTACGGGACCGAACCTGTGAATACTGTGGTGCCGTGAAACCAACTCCCGCTGCTCTTGCCAGACATCTTCGGAAACACACGGGAGAAAGACCGTTTGTGTGCCAG GGGTGCAACAAAGCCTACAAGGCCAAACGAAGCCTCCAGCTACACCAGTTGACATACCACCCGGAGCTGGTCAACAAGCCCCCGTCTTCGTCACAACAAGCCGGTGCTGGGGTGTCCCTTTGCACCTCATCACTGTTACGGGAAGCCCTAGAGAGCCGCATCAAACAAGACCTCACTAACTACTCAGGACCGCACCTTGATGAGACAACTGGGGAGTTCGTAGAGGACGCTGATGGACAGGAAGTGAACCACGTCCCAGAGCCGCCCCTGGAGAAAGAGCGTGAGAAAGACCGAGAGAAAGAACCTGTCTCAATGATTGGAGCATTGCTTTCCAAGACAGTCAACATGCCCACAGTGCACAAGATAGCGTATGCAGCAGAAGGGCTTAAGTATGAAGAAGAAGAGAGCGCTGAGAAGCTGAGCAACCGAACCTGTAACATCTGCGGGAAAGTGTGCTCCAAGCCATGTGACCTCAAACGGCACATCCTCATGCACACTGGGGAGCGCCCATACAAGTGCGAG GTTTGTGGGAAGTGCTTCAAGGCCAAGGCCAGTATGCTCTACCATCAACGTGCAGCACACAACATGGCTGTTGAGCTGAGCCAGGGCCTGGAGGAGCGCTATCTGCGACTGAAGAATCGGGCTCTCATGAAGTCTCTGCAGGTCCAGGACCAGATCCTGGAGCGGGAAAGAGCACTGCTGGCAGCTGCTGGGAATGGAGGCCAGGATGTTGAGGACCTCGAGGATATGGAGGAAATAGATTCTGAATTGGCAGAAGTGAACTCTAGTTCATCCTGTAATACTGACAAGTGGATCAAATACAACGATGATTTCACCCAGAATATTAACAGACAGATTTCTAATACAAGTGAAGGGTCCGTAATTGATGAGGACAGTTTGTTAAATGACTCTGCAGAAAACGGCCATGAAGGGACCATTGTTGATGATGGTGAGTTTACGTGTAGCAAGTTACGTATACGCAATGAAACTGTGATTGTAACCAGGCTAGATGGTGTTGACTCTGCAACTGGGAAGGAggttacaatgtttaaatgctATATATGTGGGCGAATGTTTAGCTCACTGAGTCGTGTACAGTGCCACCTGTCGATGCACTTTGAGCTTGAGATCACTACATACCAGTGCAAGTATTGTGATGCTACCTTCAAACACAAGTCACTCATGGTGCAGCATGTTCTCAAGCACAAGATAAAGGGTGAGCATGTTGACGGTACTGACAATGCTTTGTCTGATGAGGAAGACTATCATGTGAAGGAAGAACCAATGGACACTACACATGAAACTTCAGGCATAAGCCCATCATCCGAGTCCGACAATACCAAAGTTAGAAGTGATGGATCCGAAACATCCCCTGATTTGAACCAAATGAAGCCGAACAGGTTTAATGGTGTACATGAATGTAAATTTTGTCGTAAAACATTTTCTCGTCAGTTTCTGCTACAGCGACATGAGCGCATCCACACCGGGCAGAAGGCATTCTACTGCAAGGAGTGCGGGAAGGGATTCAGCGAGTCAGTGAATCTGTCACAGCACATGAGTCTCTTCCATGCTGATTCAGccatgggtaaacaagggaccAGAGGTTTTAATAGGGCCAAAAATCGATCTTTGCTCAGAATTGCATACTGGAACAAGATACCCAGTAGGAACCCAGATCAGGACGGAGAGCTGGATGATACAGAACCAGCCACTCCACCAAAGCATTCTGAAGATGATCAGAACCAAAAGGACATGGAACAAGCCAAAGAAATGCTGGAGAAGGATGGAATCAAAGAAGAGGTAACTGTGGTCATGCCATCTGCTCCACCAACAAACCCCAGCGATCCACCTCCTACGAACCAAACCACTGAGTCTCCATCAGAGACCAAAGCTGAAGAGAAAGACCAGGAGGAAAATTCTGAGATAATGACTGCACCAAAGCGGTCACTTATTTCATTTTGCAAAGATGGTCCACCTGTGAAATCCAGAAGAAAGTCTGCTGCTCCAACAAAACTTGGGAACTCTAGTCCAGGTTCCACCCCTGCTTCCACTGCAAAAAGTTCTTCTCCAGAGCTGGACGTAAACGTCAAACAGGAGATGTTGGATGAGAGCGAAAGTGAAGCGTCAGCTCCTCAGCCACCCCCTCCTCTCTCGGCATCAAGTGGGGACGAGCTGCCAGCTGTTGCCTACTCCACAGCCAGCATGATTGCTTCCATGAACCCACTGCTTCTTGCAAACCATGCTGCTGGGCCATGTCTACTTGGGGCAGGGCTTCTCCCGCGACTACCGTCTGCATCTAATCTTGGTGTTAGCGCTGTGATGAACCTGCCCATCTCTGTTCAGGTCCCTAGTGAGCCCCCGACCACCAAGAGCCCCTCACCCACTCAATCCTGCTCCTCCAACTCACAGGCTTCACCAGCTGATCCGGACATGCTGGTTGGATGCCCCAGGGTACAATGGAATGCTTCATCGGGTGCAGACTCGCCACCACTGTCATATGGCAGAGATTCTTCTGATCGGAAACCTCTCCCTGACTGGCATCCCCTGTCTAAACTGGCTCTGAACCAGATTGTCACCCATGATGGTCGTAAGGTCACCTCTCTGTCGCGCACACATTCCAG GTTGCATGTAGTCAACCAACCAGTTGATAGGGAACAGGTTTGCAAACCCACAATCCTGGCTGATGGGCGCACCGTCTACAGATGTGTCTTTTGCTCCAAGGACTTTCTGTCATTCTCCGATATCAACCGCCACATGGACTTCCACGAGG ATATCCGGCCATACAAGTGTCAGTACTGTGACTACTATGCTCGAACAAACAGTCAGCTGAAAGTCCACATGATGCGGCACCAGG GCATTCGTGAGTTCTGCTGCAAGCTGTGTAACTATAAGGGTGTGACCCAGTCGGATCTGAACCGGCACATGAAATCTCAGATACATATGCTCAAGTCCCGCAACGAGTGCCAGCGCTGCGGTGAAGGCTTCGTCACACCCAAGAACCTGGAGAAGCATCTTGAGGGCAACTGCCACAGCAAGGTCCACAAGTCGGAGAGCTTGGACAGTGGGGAATATAACGACTGA